The nucleotide window cagaggaCCTTTGATTCAGGACAAGCAAACTATGGTAAACCATTGACAAGTTTGAAGAGACAAAGGGAAGGTtagctattattaattttttaggaGAAAATTGGGGAGggttgttttgaacaaaagttGTTGGAGAAGAACAAGAGTTCGAGGTTGTGAtggtttctcattggctgagaATGGAGTGTGTTGTTGCCACGTCAGGGAGagatcttccttctttctcttaaaagTGGGAAATAAAATTCCTATGTGAAGTGTCCTCCCTTATTAAGATTTGTCTTCCTTCCATGCTGCATGTTTGATAATGTGGTGTTTATTATACCTAAGGTCATGTAACACTATATTGTGTAAATGAAATTTGCCAAGAGAGTAGAATTTCAATgtcctcaacaacaacaacaagaaagtGTATATCTGAGATGATAGATGTGTATTAATTTGATGGGCAAAATCCTTtcacaacatatacatatatcaaatcatcatgttgtacatcacATTGTACTTACaatttcatttgcaaattataCCTCAACCAATCtgggaaaatgtaaaaaaagaaaattgttctaGAAGATGTTCGACTGGGTATGAGCCAACTCCCTAACTATAACCACCAGGTTGATGTCTCAGTTGTTGGGTATATGATCAGACTTCTGGGATTGTGTAAGTAATCTATGGCAGtatatctcagaaaaaaatatactcaATATTTACTAGAAGTAAAATAGATgggtaaaatattttcatatattttatgtccTTATTTTCCCCCTACCAGACCTGTGGCCAATCAGTTTCCACAAATTTGACTTTTAAGTTTAttgcatttgttttccttcttactcaccttttaaattctgttctgcaaatatcatctttattttgtcCCCATGATATCttcttcttccttaattttcattttctctttatgaaTTACTTCATGGTCAGTTCCCCATCAACTGCATCTTCTTCTGTATCTTCAAGTAATTCTTCTCTATTTGTTCCTTCCTTAAACAGGCAAATCTATCCAACTCTTATAGAAGAAAATAACCTCTTTGGAAACTAAAAGGTCTCCAGAgaataaaagttttcatttcccAATTGCTCTTGTTTTCATCACAGCATTATATTGTCTCCTTTCTAGTAAATATTCTACCTTACTTTGTTAAAGGCAAGCATGTTTATATTAGCAACCTGAGCAAGTACTTCCTTGTCTCCACAGAAGTTAACATGCTCATATTTTTTTACATGGATAACAcctaaatttgaaattatttattatgtttattttatgccCACATTGTCAAATGCTTCACTTTTTAATTCTCTCACCATTCCTTCATTTgtgaattaattttcaaaatatatgttagGTTCTCCTAGTGCTGAGGGTTAAAACTGTAGGAACAACTCTtctgaatctctctctttttgaatCATATGTGGGTGTACACACATGTGTAAATAAGAATATACACAGGGATTAGAGCACATGTAAGTTGCAATAGTGTGTTCCAGTATAGGGTAAGTAAGGGCCTCATGGATATTGGCTATGGTGTTGcagtcaaggaaaagaaaatccaaagacaCTGAAGTTGAACATACTAAGTGTAGGTAACTGGAAAGGAGTAAGCAAGAATAAGCTTATaaaagacaatttcttttttttctttttctttttctttttttttagattttatttatttactcatgagagatacagaaagaaaggcagagacacaggcagagagagaagcaggctccatgcagggagcctaatggaggacttgatcccaggcactctggatcacaacctgagtcaaaggtaaatgctcaaccactgagccacccaactgttCCCGAGAGATAATTTCTGAAAGATCGTAGTGGTACAGAGAATATATGCCCTTGTAACAATTGTAACACTTAGGttcaagagagagggagggacggaggaacggagggaaggagggagggagagaaatttAGGTTGGTTTTCTAGTAGAGGAGTATTAATGTTCTGAACTGTATTTAAGTAAGATGTCTGGCTATTCCTTTGGTAATTAGCCTAAATGGAAAATGGTTGAGACAGGGAACAATGTATAATCTGTATCAATTAACACAGACTACATAATGTTGTAATAATATAAATTCCCTAAACCTCAGGAACTCATAATAACAAAAGTATATTCTTGCTTATGTGTCAGTTTTGCCACTTTAACCTGAGGTTTCAGCTAAAAGTGGAGCCCCTTTGTGAACCCCTGCTATTGTTCTGTCACTGAGAAAAAGACACTATGAAagtaaataatgaattttaaatcatTAGTTCACAAGTGACACAAGTCTATTTACATCTCCTTGACAAAAGAAAGTCACATGATGTGATTAATATGGAATAATAATGCTCACAATAGTCCTCACAGGGAGAGGACAAATATGGATGACATTATTTGGAAAGTTTAGTAAACATTAGGAAATGATAATACAACGTTCTACATTGTGACTGCAAATGTCCAGAGAAAACGAATGGTTTGTAGTAGGTAGTATATGAGGTGGCAAGAAGAACTTGCTCTGGATATTTTAATAAGAGATTTAACCAGAAGGAAAAATTCCTATCAATATGTGCAGAAAAAGAGGTTTAAAAGTTCTGTACACaaccttcattaaaaaaaataaatatccagtaaTTAGCAAGGTAGGAGTATCATTCACATCAACCCACAAGTTTAATTTTCATAGTGGATAGCCAATTAGAAATATAGCTGGCCAATAGCCCTTGGCATCTCAgctcttaaaaatactttcatgtTTGACTTTAGGAGAGCTTAGTATTTATACTGGTCTGTGCTTTCTTACCCTACTTCTGTCAACAATATCAGAGTCAGATGAACTTCTGTTTGCTCATCTTGTCCTatggtattgttttcttctttagcaGATGtcaaagagaatatatatttgtCAGCTCTATAGGTGAGGACTGTTGTGGGAACTAACACTGAAGATGAATGGCCGACTGGTCCTATTTGCATATTGTGTTCCCAGTACATGTACCaacaactttatttattatttgccaTGCAAGTTGTGCTGGTTAATGAATGATTGCCTCTCAGCTCCAAGTTCACTTTTTGCCTTCTCTGTGAAAATACACCTTGGCCCTCTGAGTACTTTTACTCTCTGAGCTGGTTGCAATGCTGAACTTTGTCAATGGAGGGCACTGGTAAGGCACTGCAAGAGGAGAGGGTTTTGCTTCCTGGTTCCTAGTGGCTGGTCAGTCCATAGACTCCGTGCATTTTGTATGCCATCTCTAGTCTACAGTGGGCTTCTGCAACTCTTGCAAATTTTCTAGGGCCCAAAGCTGTAGTAAATGAAGCAAGCAGCATCCAGTGGCTAGCGGTCCTTCAGAAACCCATGAACAGCTTTTTCTGGCATCTTGGAAGGTGGATTTCTGGCAAGTTCCACTGGAGCAGTATCACAGCCACTTTCCTGTCTTTCAGTAATCCAAGGCTGTTCCTTTTCTAATGAGGCCTGGTTTGCAGAcctgagttttatagtttttttctgtaATGCTTAGGTCTATGATTCATCTTAAGTTAATTTTGCTCTGGAATATAGGTAGTCATCAAAGTTCATTTTCTCATACAATTATTTAGTTGTTACAGCTTTCCATTTCAGGAAGACTTTCTAATTCCCATTGCATTGCTTACATATCAtcttcaaaaatcaattgaccatatatgtatgaCTTTATCTCAGTGTTTGATGGGTAACatagaaatataatgaatattagtcttattcttaattgaacaaatgaaaacacagaatatCAAAATGtatggaatacaaaaaaaaaagcaatggttaaaataaatccatacatgaaaatacatttattccaAAAGGGAAAAGCTTGAAACCAATAATCAAAGCTTCCTTAATGAAGGAGTAAAAAGAACTGcaaatgaaacacaaaagaaagtaaaggaaggaaatgataaagattggATTAGAAGTCAAATGCATTACAGTTAAAGAACAAGTGTCATCACTGttaatttggatgacttttatgtCAACCTAGCTgtggttttgaaaataaaagcctTTAAGATAGAGCATGTGAATTCCCAACGATTAATACACAGAGTCCAAACTCCATCTCTACGAAACGAAAGTATTGTCTACATGACCACAAACATTTGATAGATCACTGGTGGGATATATGACTCAGAAGAAAAATCTGTGCCACACGCTTACGAATTACCTTGTTTTTTACACCATAGACAATAGGGTTGAGTGCAGGTGGCACAAGGAGGTAGATAGTAGACAGAAGAATGTGGGTAGGGGGAGCAACATGTCCAAAACGGTGgctgaagaaggagaagaaggcaagaatataaaactcaagaaaaacaaaaatatgagctGTACATGTGTTAAATGCTTTGAGCCGTGCCTCCTTTTGGCGTAGATGAAAAACTGCCTGGAAAATAAGGATATaggaaatgaggataaaaatcatGTCAAATCCCAGTATGGTAAAACCCACAAAAAGACCACATGCTTTATTGACTTGGGCATCTTCTGCAGCTAGCTTGACTACAGCCATGTGCTCACAGTAAGAGTGAGCAATCACAATGGAATGAAAAACATGCAATCTTTTGATTAGAATGGGTAACAGACCAACCAGCACTGTAGCTCGAATTGCCACTATTACTATCATGCGACACAGAATGGAAGATGTGAGGATGGATGTGTGTCTCAGTGGATCACAGATGGCAACATAGCGGTCAAAAGCCATGGCCAACAGAATGCCAGACTCCATGCACTGCAAGGCATGAATGAAGAACAACTGGGTTAGGCAGGTGTCAAAGGCCATGGAGCAAGATCTGAACCAGAAGATGGCCAACATCTTGGGAGCAATGGCTGCACAGAGTCCTATGTCGGTGGCTGCCAGCACTGCCAGGAAGATGTACATGGGCTGATGCAGGCTGTGTTCTGTAGGAATGATGATTAGTAAAACGATATTTCCCAAAAGAGCCACTAGGCACACAGCAAGGAAAGGAAACCCAATCCAAAACTGCACATGTTCTAGTCCAGGAATTCCAATCAAGATTACTGTTTCGGGGTTCAAATATGATGTATTGATAGATGCCATGGAGGTTGGTATTGTCTTCTTGCTGCAGGTTCTGACACCTTCAGAAGAAAATTTGAGTGAGAAGTGGAAAGGCTTCATCCTTTACTATCATTCTACTATACTGAGCATTGGACGGGTAAGTTCAGGTCTTAGGACGGCAGATGGCCAGAATGTTATGATGAAGTTCAAAAGTACATGTTTGAATGGCAGAAGCAAACAATCCTGTAGACCATACCAGAgctaaaaaatgggaaaattttggAATCCCTGCCTTAACTCTTGTGGAAATGAAAACCATGAAACTGAGAAgactgattttatatttcttaagttCTAGCCCCGTTTGCCTGAAAAGCCATCATTAGGTGTTCCTTCTTTACCTAGAGGCAAACTCAAATTCATTGCAGTTGGAAATTCTTCTGGTGTTGATGCCCAGAAGAAATCCTTTTTATGTCACCGTGTGTGCATTAGTTTATATTCCTATGAGAGCCTTCAGTTTTAACCACATTACTCCTGGTGTAAGGGAGGGCATTATTTATCTCAGAGTTGTTGGCATTGGTTCTCAAAGAGATTTGTTAGAAGAGTTtgtcttccttatatttttttatcaaatatttatttttatttatcagaatATTGAACAAACTACTGATTTTCAGGGCACAAAAAGTGGACCTTAGAGGAAATTTGAAGAGGGCGTTTGTCTTACAGATATGGCCAGATGAAATTCATTCTCTAAATAATTAGTGCTCACTTATTTAGGTAGATTTGTGGATTAGGAAGTATGAaataggaggaaagagaagattgCAGAGGTACCAAATTCAAGAAGAATGTACAGTTTAAAATAGGATggtgtattaaaaagaaaaaaaaagcagaatctgGTTAGTTTAGACCTGCTCTGAAGCTAGGTTaccataattatattttcttcccaGTGGTTAAATATCAGCAGATCATTAAACTCCTTGAGCTTTTGTTAAGATTACATATCCTATTTTGCATGGTAGACTCCttacttttgctttttgatatttttatgctGTACAATGAGTGATTAGCTATGATTTGGTTCCCGAAGCACCTTTAAGTACAATGCCCAGCTCTTAATACCTCCCTAGTCCTACAGTCTTTCCAGATTTGACTCATTTTCCTTTTAGGGGAATTCAAATCAATTTGacaaaacctttcttttttctccctttggtcTCAGTTTCATTAATTGCTCCCTAATATTTTAAACGTTTCACATTTTGCTTTATTCTGTCCATGCCTCAACACTGATCCCAGTGCTCCCACAGAGATTTCCTCAGATCTGAACTTCCATACATgctggaaaaaagaaatcctttatgAAGTAGTAGaagtctctatttctttttttctctcaatgccaatttcttgaaaaatatcaGATAAGTAGCTGTTTCGTGGTCCCATGGAATACATGTATGTGGGTATAAAAAGGAGTTTTCGGTGAGATAATtcttatatgaaagaaaaaaaaataatggaaggaCATATCTCATTACCAGTGATGCTGCAACAATACTAATAAGTGGACTACAGTCACAATAGATAACTGTGAAAGCAATAAACATTgttgtgaaaaataatttccattgacACCTCCCTGTGGTATCCGGGAGTATGTCATGGTGAAAATAGTGAAATATGTGAACATTATTGCTAATACTTATGTGCACAAGTTGCCAGAAATAATAGAAGCTGAGAGGGAAAAAGATCTTATAAGTTAGAAACATCAGCATTTCCTTAAAAATCattcagaatggataaagaagatgtggtatatgtatataatgaaatattactcagccattaaaaagaatgaaattttgccatttgcaacaatgtgaatgaagCTACAGAGCATTTTGCTAAgcgagataagtcagagaaagacaaataccatatgatttccctcatatgtggaatttaagaaacaaaaccaatgatcataggggaaaaaaaagtgagagaaaccaagttctcttaactacagagaattgatggttaccagaggggaggtaggtggaagagatgggttaagtaggtgatggggagtAAGGAGAGTGCTTGCTGTGATGAGCAACAGGTgtacagaagtgttgaatcactacattgtacacctgaaactaacattacactgtatgttaactaactggaattgaaataaaaacttttaaaaaacattcagtGATTGAtagaaagcaaatataaatgttatACTTTACTTACTTGATGATAACTCCTTTATCATATTACTTTTCTTGTGTGATATTGTgacttataataagaaatatatatttagtctcCATCCCCTTTCCTGGCACTGGGCTTCTAAAACTCTTGTCATtttctaagtgataagagcaatGAGACCATCTTTTGTTGTAATAGTTGATCTTTTGTCCTCAGTTCTTGAAATAGCCCCAGAGCAATAAAGGTAAAAGGAGTGTCTTTTATTATTCCTATTAAGCACCTTTTAACCACACCTGAGTTTGTGTTAATAAGGAGATTTTTGGAAAGCTACTAGATAACCACAAGATGGGGCTAGTTGCCATAGTAACGAAACTTGTGATTAGTGGTTGAAACTTTCAGTCCTTCCCTGAACTTCTGGAGAAGTAGGGGGGGGCTGGAGACTGACTCAATCACTGATGATTTAATCAACCACCTTCTGTttgaagcttccataaaaatccCTAAGGTATGAGGTCTCGAACTTCCAGTTTGCTGAACATGTAGAGTTTATGAGAGTGTGACATGCCCAGAGAGGTTATGTAAGCTCCATACTCCTTCCCATAGCTGGCCCTATGCAAaatcttccatctggctgttaaGTATACCATTTACCTGAGTTCTGTAAGCCACTTTAACAAATTATTAAACTCGAGAAGGAGGTTATGGGAACCCCAGATTTTGTAGCCAAACTGGACATAAGTTCCCAGTATCCCAGTAGCCTAAGAGTCCACTACTTTTAGGTAATCTAAAGTTAGTCTCTGAGATGGAAGGCAGTCTTACAGGACTGAGCTCTTAACCTGAGAAATCTGATGCTAATTTcaggtagtgtcagaattgaattgaatatatAGGACACCCAATTGGTGTCTGCAGAAAATTGGAGAATTACTTATATGGAATCCCCTACCACCGCCACTGCAAACATGCACATCTAGTGTGAGAAGTGCTGGTGTGATTgtagagagaaaaacaatgt belongs to Canis lupus baileyi chromosome 23, mCanLup2.hap1, whole genome shotgun sequence and includes:
- the LOC140615522 gene encoding olfactory receptor 52A1-like, whose protein sequence is MASINTSYLNPETVILIGIPGLEHVQFWIGFPFLAVCLVALLGNIVLLIIIPTEHSLHQPMYIFLAVLAATDIGLCAAIAPKMLAIFWFRSCSMAFDTCLTQLFFIHALQCMESGILLAMAFDRYVAICDPLRHTSILTSSILCRMIVIVAIRATVLVGLLPILIKRLHVFHSIVIAHSYCEHMAVVKLAAEDAQVNKACGLFVGFTILGFDMIFILISYILIFQAVFHLRQKEARLKAFNTCTAHIFVFLEFYILAFFSFFSHRFGHVAPPTHILLSTIYLLVPPALNPIVYGVKNKVIRKRVAQIFLLSHISHQ